The following are encoded in a window of Urocitellus parryii isolate mUroPar1 chromosome 7, mUroPar1.hap1, whole genome shotgun sequence genomic DNA:
- the Coa3 gene encoding cytochrome c oxidase assembly factor 3 homolog, mitochondrial — protein MAAPGGGDPLDAKNGKAPFAQRIDPTREKLTPAQLQFMQQVQLAQWQKTLPQRRIRNIVTGLGIGAVVLAIYGYTFYSVSQERFLDELEDEAKAARARALARASGP, from the exons ATGGCGGCGCCGGGTGGTGGTGACCCTCTGGATGCCAAGAACGGAAAGGCTCCTTTTGCTCAGCGCATCGACCCGACCCGGGAAAAACTGACTCCCGCGCAACTGCAGTTCATGCAGCAGGTGCAGCTTGCCCAGTGGCAGAAAACGCTGCCACAGCGGCGGATCCGGAACATCGTGACCGGCCTGGGCATCGGGGCCGTGGTGTTAGCTATTT ATGGATACACCTTCTACTCAGTGTCCCAGGAGCGTTTCCTTGATGAGCTGGAAGACGAGGCTAAAGCTGCCAGAGCCCGAGCTCTTGCGAGGGCATCAGGACCCTGA